In one Canis lupus dingo isolate Sandy chromosome 16, ASM325472v2, whole genome shotgun sequence genomic region, the following are encoded:
- the CHRM2 gene encoding muscarinic acetylcholine receptor M2, translated as MNNSTNSSSNGLALTSPYKTFEVVFIVLVAGSLSLVTIIGNILVMVSIKVNRHLQTVNNYFLFSLACADLIIGVFSMNLYTLYTVIGYWPLGPVVCDLWLALDYVVSNASVMNLLIISFDRYFCVTKPLTYPVKRTTKMAGMMIAAAWVLSFILWAPAILFWQFIVGVRTVEDGECYIQFFSNAAVTFGTAIAAFYLPVIIMTVLYWHISRASKSRIKKEKKEPVANQDPVSPSLVQGRIVKPNNNNMPGSDDGLEHNKIQNGKAPRDAVTENCVQGEEKESSNDSTSVSAVASNMRDDEVTQDENTVSTSLGHSKDENSKQTCIKIVTKTQKGDSCTPTNTTVELVGSAGQNGDEKQNIVARKIVKMTKQPAKKKPPPSREKKVTRTILAILLAFIITWAPYNVMVLINTFCAPCIPNTVWTIGYWLCYINSTINPACYALCNATFKKTFKHLLMCHYKNIGATR; from the coding sequence ATGAATAACTCAACAAACTCTTCTAGCAATGGCCTGGCCCTGACCAGTCCTTATAAGACATTTGAAGTGGTGTTTATAGTCCTCGTGGCTGGATCCCTCAGTTTGGTGACCATTATTGGGAACATCCTGGTCATGGTCTCCATTAAAGTCAACCGTCACCTCCAGACCGTCAACAATTACTTTTTGTTCAGCTTGGCCTGTGCTGACCTCATCATTGGTGTTTTCTCCATGAACTTGTACACCCTCTACACTGTGATTGGCTATTGGCCTTTGGGACCTGTGGTATGTGATCTTTGGCTAGCCCTGGACTATGTGGTCAGCAATGCTTCAGTGATGAATCTGCTCATTATCAGCTTTGACAGGTACTTCTGTGTCACAAAACCGCTCACCTACCCAGTCAAGCGGACCACGAAAATGGCAGGTATGATGATTGCAGCTGCCTGGGTCCTCTCCTTTATCCTCTGGGCCCCAGCCATTCTTTTCTGGCAGTTCATTGTAGGGGTGAGGACTGTGGAGGATGGGGAATGCTATATTCAGTTTTTCTCCAATGCTGCTGTCACCTTTGGTACTGCCATCGCAGCTTTCTATTTGCCTGTGATCATCATGACTGTGTTATACTGGCACATATCTCGAGCCAGCAAGAGCAGgataaagaaggagaagaaggagccTGTGGCTAACCAAGACCCAGTTTCTCCAAGTCTGGTACAAGGGAGGATAGTGAAGCCAAACAACAACAATATGCCTGGCAGTGATGATGGCCTGGAGCACAACAAAATCCAGAATGGCAAAGCCCCCAGAGATGCTGTGACCGAAAACTGTGtccagggagaggagaaagagagctcCAACGATTCCACCTCAGTCAGTGCCGTAGCCTCTAATATGAGAGATGATGAAGTAACCCAGGATGAGAACACCGTCTCCACTTCCCTGGGCCATTCCAAAGATGAGAACTCTAAGCAAACATGCATCAAAATTGTCACCAAGACCCAAAAAGGTGACTCGTGTACCCCAACCAATACCACCGTGGAACTAGTTGGTTCTGCAGGTCAGAACGGAGATGAAAAACAGAACATTGTAGCTCGCAAGATTGTGAAGATGACTAAGCAGCCCGCCAAAAAGAAGCCTCCTCCATCCCGGGAAAAGAAAGTGACCAGGACAATCTTGGCTATTCTGTTGGCTTTCATCATCACTTGGGCCCCATACAATGTCATGGTGCTCATTAACACCTTCTGTGCACCCTGCATCCCCAACACAGTGTGGACAATTGGTTATTGGCTTTGTTACATCAACAGCACCATCAATCCCGCCTGCTATGCACTTTGTAACGCCACCTTCAAGAAGACCTTTaaacatcttctcatgtgtcaTTATAAGAACATAGGCGCTACAAGGTAA